A single window of Nasonia vitripennis strain AsymCx chromosome 4, Nvit_psr_1.1, whole genome shotgun sequence DNA harbors:
- the LOC103317050 gene encoding uncharacterized protein LOC103317050, translating into MQMKTKAAKSIITSFPKLKSTTGCGYEHFYNEKLSSGFLEWRLKTTRKTSFEKKRTRGKKRPLTDSSNVQVELRLEDYESKIVREFQYQITDKDTFLGRFPSYYAPRILKYCKVTKPRLLDQVRFKKNQRTKKVKLEADFATKTMPNGNLLRIVKANDDIMQAVTNTKNKDPVQPFLIFVTDTCERMREFFIKADNYKIAVGSHIIIAFDILVKMHYVFDLQFSPDLEIFYNFIVSKVMGLDTTARSCCDAFDTTLLHLEEQTLDDDVNQSASEQDEDENL; encoded by the exons ATGC AGATGAAAACTAAAGCAGCAAAGTCGATAATCACTTCTTTCCCAAAGCTAAAATCTACTACTGGTTGTGGTTAT GAACATTTTTACAATGAAAAGTTGTCTTCTGGTTTTCTTGAGTGGAGGTTAAAAACCACGAGAAAGACAAGTTTTGAGAAGAAAAGAACAAGAGGTAAGAAGAGACCTTTGACAGATAGTTCAAATGTACAAGTTGAATTGCGTTTAGAAGATTATGAATCAAAA ATAGTTAGAGAATTTCAATATCAGATCACTGACAAAGACACTTTCTTGGGAAGGTTCCCATCGTACTATGCTCCACGGATTCTGAAGTACTGCAAAGTTACAAAGCCACGGCTTTTAGATCAAGTACGAttcaaaaaaaatcaaaggacaaaaaaagtaaaacttGAAGCAGACTTTGCAACTAAGACCATGCCTAATGGAAATCTTTTGCGAATTGTAAAG GCTAATGATGACATAATGCAAGCAGTGACCAACACAAAAAACAAAGATCCTGTTCAGCCTTTCCTTATTTTTGTTACGGACACCTGTGAAAGAATGAgagaattttttatcaaagcaGATAATTACAAAATAGCAGTAGGATCCCACATAATAATTGCATTTGATATTCTTGTGAAGATGCACTACGTGTTTGATCTCCAGTTTTCACCTGACCTTGAAATCTTTTATAACTTTATAGTGTCTAAAGTTATGGGTTTAGACACCACAGCAAGATCTTGTTGCGATGCTTTTGACACTACTCTACTTCATTTAGAAGAACAGACCCTCGA tgATGATGTCAATCAAAGTGCATCCGAACAGGATGAAGATGAAAACTTGTAA